One genomic window of Actinoplanes lobatus includes the following:
- a CDS encoding cytochrome P450, with amino-acid sequence MTTVDKSRKVDRGDREPGCPVRAGADGVWHIQDYPTARAFLRHTDTRQAGLGIENALRHADRMRLPMLYRDGPEHREQRRQTARYFTPKRVETAYRDLMHRLADQQCEVLRRRGAADLSALSFQLAVAVAAEVVGLTESPPGMPQRLDRFFAIPDPDARGLSAVRQKAFNNFVLMSFLWRDVRPAVAARRKSRRDDLISHLIDEGCNTAEILGECVTFAAAGMVTTREFITVAAWHLLTDETLRGRYTAGDQDERAAILHEILRLEPVVADLLRWTTADVEVGGVTIPSGARVDVGVAAANLDAAEAGEQPGAVCPGRPIGAGLSFGDGAHKCPGAFIAIQETDIFLSKLFAMPGLRMIQEPTVTIRPDIASYELKGMILAV; translated from the coding sequence ATGACCACAGTCGACAAGAGCCGCAAGGTGGACCGGGGCGACCGGGAGCCGGGTTGTCCGGTACGGGCCGGCGCCGACGGCGTCTGGCACATCCAGGACTACCCCACGGCCCGGGCCTTCCTGCGGCACACCGACACCCGGCAGGCGGGGCTCGGCATCGAGAACGCGCTGCGGCACGCCGACCGGATGCGGCTCCCGATGCTCTACCGGGACGGGCCGGAACACCGGGAACAGCGCCGGCAGACCGCCCGGTACTTCACCCCGAAACGGGTCGAGACGGCGTACCGGGATCTGATGCACCGCCTCGCCGACCAGCAGTGCGAGGTGCTGCGGCGGCGCGGCGCCGCCGACCTGTCGGCGCTCTCCTTCCAGCTCGCCGTCGCCGTCGCCGCCGAGGTCGTCGGCCTCACCGAGAGCCCGCCCGGGATGCCCCAGCGGCTCGACCGGTTCTTCGCCATCCCCGACCCGGACGCGCGCGGGCTGTCCGCCGTCCGGCAGAAGGCCTTCAACAACTTCGTCCTGATGTCGTTCCTCTGGCGCGACGTCCGCCCGGCCGTCGCCGCCCGCCGGAAGTCCCGCCGCGACGACCTCATCTCGCACCTGATCGACGAGGGCTGCAACACCGCCGAGATCCTCGGCGAGTGCGTCACGTTCGCGGCCGCCGGCATGGTCACCACCCGCGAGTTCATCACCGTCGCGGCCTGGCACCTGCTCACCGACGAGACGCTGCGCGGGCGCTACACCGCCGGCGACCAGGACGAGCGGGCCGCGATCCTGCACGAGATCCTCCGGCTCGAACCGGTGGTCGCCGACCTGCTGCGGTGGACCACGGCCGACGTCGAGGTCGGCGGCGTCACCATCCCGTCCGGGGCGCGCGTCGACGTCGGCGTGGCCGCGGCGAACCTGGACGCCGCCGAGGCCGGCGAACAGCCGGGCGCGGTGTGCCCGGGACGGCCGATCGGGGCCGGTCTCTCCTTCGGCGACGGCGCCCACAAATGTCCCGGCGCCTTCATCGCCATCCAGGAGACCGACATCTTCCTCAGCAAGCTCTTCGCCATGCCGGGCCTGCGGATGATCCAGGAGCCGACCGTGACGATCCGCCCGGACATCGCCTCCTACGAGCTGAAAGGCATGATCCTGGCGGTGTAG